The DNA window AAGAATTCGACCGATACCTTCGTAGACATCAATTTTCCCTTTTTTCATCAATCCTTGCACGCCTGCATGCAATTGGTCGACGATGCCTTGTTTGCGTTGCTGAACACGTCCAAAGTCTAGTGTAACTTCACCTGTCTGAACACCAAAATCAGCTGCATGATTTTTAGTCGTCGAATAAACTTCTGCACTTCTAAGCAATGCTTTGCTCGGAATACAACCTCTATGTAAGCAAGTCCCACCCAGTTCACTCTTTTCAACGATTGCTGTTTTCAATCCAAGTTGTGCAGAGCGTATTGCTGCTACATAACCGCCGGTTCCACCGCCTAAAATAACAACATCATAATTTTGAGCCATAGCTGTATCCTCCTTTATCTGTTCTATCGTTATTCAAATTTCTTGCTACATTGTTGTCTGCTACTTAAAACGGATAGACTTTTACGCGTTCTTCTCCATTTAATACCCGTGCTGCACCTTCAGCTAATGCTTGAAGTTCGTTTTCACCGGGTTGAATTTCGACATCGGCGATCCAACTTACCCGTTCCGATATTAGTTCTACCAAGCTCTCGCCGTATGCTAAGCCACCCGTTAAAATGATGGCATCTACTTGGCCTTTTAAGACCGCACTGATTGCGCCAATTTCTCGCGCAATTTGATACGCCATCGCGTGATAGATCAATTCGGCTTTTTTATCTCCCGAAACAATACGCTGCTCTACTTTGACCACATCACTTGTTCCCAAGTAGGCGAATAACCCACTTTGTCTCACCAATTTCTTGATAATTTCTTGGTGGCTGTAATGTCCAGAAAAGCATAATTCGACCAAATCGCCTGTTGGGACTGTTCCAGCACGTTCAGGACTAAACGGACCATCGCCATGCAAACCGTTATTGACATCAATAACGCGACCATTGTGATGAGCGCCAACTGTTATGCCATTTCCCATATGCGCAACAATTAAATTGACCTCTTCGTATCGACGTCCTCTTTTTTCAGCACATCGACGGGCAACCGCTTTTTGATTGAGAGCATGAAAGATAGATTTTCTTTTAATTAACGAAAATCCAGATACACGTGCAAGTGGCTCTAATTCGTCAACAACGACCGGATCTACTATAAATGCGGGTATATTCAGTGCATCCGCAATTTCAAATGCAATAATGCCGCCTAGATTAGAA is part of the Planococcus kocurii genome and encodes:
- the buk gene encoding butyrate kinase — encoded protein: MQRQSNRILAINPASTSTKIGVFDNDILIMEKMIRHTIEDLSKFSSINDQYLFRKNTILEALDEEGMNVSNLAAVCGRGGLLRPIEGGTYEVNSGMLEDLRVGYSGQHASNLGGIIAFEIADALNIPAFIVDPVVVDELEPLARVSGFSLIKRKSIFHALNQKAVARRCAEKRGRRYEEVNLIVAHMGNGITVGAHHNGRVIDVNNGLHGDGPFSPERAGTVPTGDLVELCFSGHYSHQEIIKKLVRQSGLFAYLGTSDVVKVEQRIVSGDKKAELIYHAMAYQIAREIGAISAVLKGQVDAIILTGGLAYGESLVELISERVSWIADVEIQPGENELQALAEGAARVLNGEERVKVYPF